The following proteins are encoded in a genomic region of Galbibacter sp. BG1:
- the folE gene encoding GTP cyclohydrolase I FolE: MKIDKALEDHFEELGNDHASSAAETPMRADAFDMPDDEKIEHIESQVYNIMETLGLDLTDDSLRGTPRRVAKMFVKEIFAGLHPDRRPKASTFSNKYKYGEMLVEKNITVYSTCEHHLLPIVGRAHIAYISNGSVVGLSKMNRIVDYYAKRPQVQERMTMQVVQELQRALGTKDVACVIDAKHLCVNSRGIRDIESSTVTAEFGGKFKDAAVRREFLDYIKLDTEF, translated from the coding sequence ATGAAAATAGACAAAGCTTTAGAAGATCACTTTGAAGAACTAGGAAATGATCACGCATCATCTGCTGCAGAAACTCCCATGAGAGCGGACGCTTTTGATATGCCGGATGATGAAAAAATAGAACACATAGAATCTCAGGTCTACAATATAATGGAGACTTTAGGATTGGATTTAACCGATGACAGTTTACGTGGAACCCCACGTAGGGTGGCCAAAATGTTTGTAAAAGAAATTTTTGCAGGGTTACATCCCGATAGAAGACCTAAAGCTTCTACGTTTTCCAACAAATACAAATACGGGGAAATGCTGGTGGAGAAAAACATTACTGTTTATTCTACCTGCGAGCATCACCTGCTTCCTATCGTTGGAAGGGCCCATATTGCCTATATTTCCAATGGAAGCGTGGTTGGGCTTTCTAAGATGAACCGAATTGTAGATTATTATGCCAAACGCCCACAGGTGCAGGAGCGTATGACCATGCAGGTAGTACAAGAACTCCAAAGAGCCTTGGGCACAAAAGACGTAGCTTGCGTAATAGACGCCAAACACCTTTGCGTTAATTCCCGCGGAATACGGGATATTGAAAGCAGCACGGTAACCGCCGAATTTGGAGGTAAATTTAAGGATGCCGCGGTACGAAGAGAGTTTTTGGACTATATTAAATTAGATACCGAATTTTAA
- a CDS encoding T9SS type B sorting domain-containing protein, which produces MKKFAPILLVVFFTLTFQSSAQSISPDCINAIPICKDILSSGTMDGFGTDDFNGAVNSGCLLQGRNNTVESHSVWFRFTATATGQLGFNILPNRDGEDLDFAVYGPNPVCGSLGNPIGNDGTVVNCGVSNIAQDFFNDNDYTGVGINPATGDQSVTYAPYMQVQEGEEYLLLVNNYFGDSEGFSLEFTGNVFSASESVLDCSEVPDLLQEPEEVLCEGDTYTLDGTFDAADTYRWYVDDTPEDDTDNFTLIAGATNATLDVTQTGIYRVEAVYPQGYSEYDDVYVEFLPIQNPIITNIDLVEFSNNNIIDITVENPEEYEFQLNDGEFQEEGYFRNVPVGLNTVTINHLSECGTLEEEIMVSGYPKFFTPNGDGIHDTWNVVGLETNTTGRVYIFDRYGKLLKQLYTTSAGWDGTFNGTPLPSTDYWFKVEFIDAQNEEKVYKSNFTLKR; this is translated from the coding sequence ATGAAGAAATTCGCCCCAATTCTCTTAGTTGTATTTTTTACGCTAACCTTTCAAAGTTCGGCACAATCTATTTCTCCCGATTGTATCAACGCCATTCCCATCTGTAAAGATATCTTGAGTAGTGGAACAATGGACGGCTTTGGCACCGATGATTTTAATGGTGCTGTTAACAGCGGTTGTTTGTTGCAAGGAAGAAATAATACTGTAGAATCGCATTCGGTTTGGTTTCGCTTTACAGCCACAGCTACAGGACAACTCGGTTTTAATATTCTCCCAAATAGGGATGGGGAAGACCTTGATTTTGCCGTTTATGGGCCTAATCCAGTTTGCGGAAGTTTGGGAAACCCCATTGGTAACGATGGTACTGTAGTAAATTGTGGGGTTTCTAATATTGCACAAGATTTTTTTAACGATAACGACTATACCGGGGTAGGGATCAATCCAGCCACCGGCGACCAGAGTGTAACGTATGCTCCTTATATGCAAGTGCAGGAAGGGGAGGAATATTTGCTTTTGGTAAATAATTATTTTGGCGATTCGGAAGGATTTTCATTGGAATTTACCGGAAATGTGTTTTCGGCTTCGGAAAGTGTTCTGGATTGCTCGGAAGTTCCAGATCTTTTACAAGAACCAGAGGAGGTTTTGTGTGAAGGGGATACCTATACTTTAGATGGAACCTTCGATGCTGCAGATACGTACCGTTGGTATGTAGACGATACGCCTGAAGACGATACTGATAATTTTACGTTAATTGCAGGCGCTACCAATGCCACCTTAGACGTTACCCAAACAGGTATTTACAGGGTAGAAGCAGTGTATCCGCAAGGATATTCAGAATACGACGATGTGTATGTTGAGTTTCTGCCGATACAGAATCCTATAATCACCAATATCGATTTGGTGGAGTTTTCAAACAATAATATTATAGATATTACCGTTGAAAATCCAGAAGAGTACGAGTTTCAGCTTAACGATGGAGAGTTTCAGGAAGAGGGTTATTTTAGAAATGTTCCTGTGGGATTAAATACAGTCACTATTAATCATTTGAGTGAATGTGGGACACTGGAAGAGGAAATTATGGTTTCTGGATATCCTAAGTTTTTCACTCCCAACGGAGATGGTATTCACGATACTTGGAATGTAGTAGGGCTGGAAACCAATACCACCGGTCGCGTTTATATTTTCGATCGCTATGGAAAGCTTTTAAAGCAACTCTATACCACTTCTGCAGGTTGGGATGGTACTTTTAATGGAACCCCGCTGCCTTCTACAGATTATTGGTTTAAGGTTGAATTTATAGACGCACAAAACGAAGAAAAAGTATATAAAAGTAATTTTACTTTAAAACGATAA
- a CDS encoding SRPBCC domain-containing protein, which translates to MEDRSIRKEITLNIGIDKVWSALTIPNEMKEWYFDVKGFKLKPFNKFYFYEPNGTNFKHVCRILEIMPQQRIRYTWSYPEYSKGVSIVSWRLTSLKKNQTHVALIHSGIENFEDAGSDLSRANFVAGWKEIIETILPNHLKKQMVF; encoded by the coding sequence ATGGAGGATCGATCGATACGAAAAGAAATTACTTTAAATATTGGCATAGATAAGGTTTGGAGTGCTTTAACGATTCCAAATGAAATGAAGGAATGGTATTTCGATGTTAAGGGATTTAAATTGAAGCCTTTTAATAAATTTTATTTCTATGAGCCAAATGGAACCAATTTCAAGCACGTTTGCAGAATTCTTGAAATAATGCCTCAACAACGAATACGCTACACTTGGAGCTATCCAGAATATTCCAAAGGTGTTTCCATAGTGAGTTGGCGTCTAACTTCCCTTAAAAAAAACCAAACGCATGTAGCCCTAATCCATAGTGGAATAGAAAATTTTGAGGATGCTGGGAGCGACCTCTCTAGGGCGAATTTCGTGGCAGGTTGGAAAGAAATTATAGAAACGATCTTACCGAACCACCTAAAGAAGCAAATGGTGTTTTAG
- a CDS encoding bestrophin family protein — MLISKKVNVYRILSGTWRHFLIEIVACFLAYFFYRYIDSLHIFDTIVVNSIIPTILGTALAFFIGFNNNQAYDRWWEARKIWGALVNNSRTWCRQVLFYIDKNGEGDGRNFNSEKTTLVYRHIAFVYALKENLRNSSSKDYRNYLSTEEIKAVESESNIPNAILNIQTEHLARLYSENSVDGFKFMELNEMLINFCDEMGMSERIKNTVFPTTYNFYTRLFIWIFIVSVTWSSVDDMGAWSIIVGILVGYIFLTTHKIGLALLNPFEDIPTGISLDQITRTIEINLLEALKEKEIPKPVSSINGEYIM, encoded by the coding sequence ATGCTTATATCCAAAAAAGTAAATGTTTATAGAATTCTAAGTGGGACATGGCGTCATTTTTTAATTGAAATTGTGGCCTGTTTTTTGGCGTATTTTTTTTATCGGTATATAGATTCGCTTCACATTTTCGATACCATTGTGGTTAATAGTATTATTCCCACTATCTTGGGTACGGCCCTTGCATTCTTTATTGGTTTTAACAACAACCAGGCCTACGACCGTTGGTGGGAAGCACGAAAGATATGGGGGGCTCTAGTTAATAATTCAAGAACCTGGTGCCGTCAAGTTTTATTTTACATAGATAAAAATGGGGAAGGTGATGGGCGAAATTTTAATTCTGAAAAAACCACTTTGGTTTACCGGCATATTGCGTTTGTGTATGCCTTAAAGGAAAATCTCCGGAATTCCAGTAGTAAAGATTATCGTAATTACCTCTCCACTGAAGAAATTAAAGCGGTTGAAAGTGAGTCCAATATCCCTAATGCTATTTTAAATATTCAAACCGAGCATTTGGCCAGGTTGTATAGCGAAAATTCAGTAGACGGATTTAAGTTTATGGAGTTAAACGAAATGCTTATTAATTTCTGTGACGAGATGGGGATGTCCGAACGGATTAAAAACACAGTATTCCCTACTACTTATAATTTCTATACCCGATTGTTTATCTGGATTTTCATTGTGAGTGTAACTTGGTCTTCCGTAGACGATATGGGAGCTTGGTCTATTATTGTAGGCATCTTGGTGGGGTATATATTTTTAACAACACATAAAATCGGGCTTGCGCTGTTAAACCCTTTTGAAGACATACCCACAGGAATTTCCTTGGATCAAATTACCCGAACTATAGAGATTAATCTATTGGAAGCCTTAAAGGAAAAGGAAATTCCAAAGCCTGTTTCCAGTATAAATGGGGAATACATTATGTAA
- a CDS encoding class I SAM-dependent methyltransferase, with amino-acid sequence MDELNLKDIESQLRCPSGEKGVEMGEMMHESNLGMTLAAIKALFLKENDVVLELGHGNAKHVPALLEEYPYIKYYGLDISETMYIEAVKHTKSLGSRVEFKMYEGDTLPFNDNSFNKIFTVNTIYFWESPVSMLTELFRVLKPDGLLSIVFAQKKFMEQLPFVQNAFKLYNNKLFEALVSKSAFEILEFQDLSEGLLTNTGDEVSRDFAVYVLKKKG; translated from the coding sequence ATGGATGAACTTAATCTAAAGGATATTGAATCTCAATTACGCTGTCCCTCAGGAGAAAAAGGGGTAGAAATGGGGGAGATGATGCATGAGAGCAATTTAGGGATGACTTTGGCTGCCATTAAGGCACTTTTCTTAAAAGAAAATGATGTTGTTTTAGAATTAGGACATGGAAATGCGAAACACGTACCAGCACTTCTAGAAGAGTATCCTTATATAAAGTATTATGGACTGGATATTTCTGAAACAATGTACATAGAAGCGGTGAAGCATACGAAGAGTTTGGGGAGTCGTGTGGAATTTAAAATGTACGAAGGTGATACGCTTCCATTTAATGACAATTCGTTCAATAAAATTTTCACGGTGAATACTATCTATTTCTGGGAATCCCCAGTATCGATGCTTACTGAGTTGTTTAGGGTCTTAAAACCCGATGGATTATTGAGCATTGTCTTCGCTCAAAAGAAATTTATGGAGCAGTTACCATTTGTGCAGAACGCTTTTAAACTTTACAATAACAAACTCTTTGAAGCACTTGTTTCAAAATCCGCTTTTGAGATTTTGGAGTTTCAAGATCTATCCGAGGGGCTACTCACAAATACAGGGGATGAGGTTTCTAGGGATTTTGCTGTCTACGTATTAAAGAAAAAAGGGTAA